One window of the Sebaldella sp. S0638 genome contains the following:
- a CDS encoding GntR family transcriptional regulator, with protein sequence MAKENKDLEKVKNKIPLYVTVYEEIFSMINRGEFKLGEKLPGENELAKMLNVSRGTLRQALLLLQEDNIIFNYQGKGNFITNNKFKINETAQKEVIIATACNIQEYSGIEAEVAFQLPTVKLQRALNIESTRMVAAFDIDFYINGERVCYMVAFLPYDNISEYNIDFKDKKSIAASLFEYVEKNVMDIRTKLTIIEVEKEHRKKFDSENTKSLAVFDEIVHSDLGMPIATMKTYCVPKYYEFYIKRK encoded by the coding sequence ATGGCTAAAGAAAATAAGGACTTAGAAAAAGTAAAAAATAAAATTCCTTTGTATGTAACTGTTTATGAAGAGATATTCAGTATGATAAACAGGGGTGAATTTAAACTGGGAGAAAAACTTCCCGGGGAAAATGAACTTGCCAAAATGCTGAATGTCAGCAGGGGAACATTAAGACAGGCCCTGTTACTGCTTCAGGAAGATAATATTATTTTTAACTATCAGGGAAAAGGGAACTTCATTACTAATAATAAATTTAAAATAAATGAAACAGCACAAAAAGAAGTGATAATAGCAACTGCATGTAATATTCAGGAGTACAGCGGCATAGAAGCGGAAGTGGCTTTTCAGCTTCCCACTGTGAAGCTGCAGAGAGCTTTGAATATAGAAAGTACCAGAATGGTAGCTGCTTTTGATATTGATTTTTATATAAACGGAGAACGTGTGTGCTATATGGTGGCGTTTTTGCCTTATGATAACATAAGTGAGTATAATATTGATTTTAAGGATAAAAAGAGTATAGCGGCGTCTCTTTTTGAATATGTAGAAAAAAATGTAATGGATATAAGAACAAAGCTTACGATAATTGAGGTAGAAAAGGAGCACAGGAAAAAGTTTGATTCTGAGAATACAAAGTCACTGGCAGTATTTGACGAGATAGTACATTCAGATCTTGGAATGCC
- a CDS encoding ABC transporter permease gives MEIQISNILAITFQILIPIALAAIAGTISERSGVINLGLEGMMLIGAFGGAYGSFISGSPYVGILFSVIICSVMGFLHAYFCLALRAHQSVVGVGINIFAGGITATLLKIIWQNEGQSPIVKSVPNVTIPVLNKIPILRVLFENQSIYLYFTIIIAVFSYIVIYKTKVGLRLRAIGDHPKTAQTSGINVNKYRYTAVVISGAIAGLAGSYLSISLNNLFVKDMTAGRGFMGLAANIFGGWNPLGSLIASFIFSVAQALRFYLTGLDIPSYFIEMIPYLVTLVVLVVIKNKSKGPEALGKID, from the coding sequence ACTTGCAGCTATAGCCGGGACAATTTCCGAGAGAAGCGGTGTAATAAATCTGGGACTTGAGGGAATGATGCTTATTGGTGCATTCGGCGGGGCATACGGAAGTTTTATATCAGGCAGCCCGTATGTAGGAATACTGTTTTCAGTGATAATATGCTCTGTTATGGGATTTTTGCATGCATATTTCTGTCTTGCTCTTCGGGCGCATCAGTCCGTAGTGGGAGTAGGAATAAATATATTTGCCGGGGGAATCACTGCTACACTTTTGAAAATAATCTGGCAGAACGAGGGACAGAGTCCTATAGTAAAATCAGTACCTAATGTGACAATACCTGTGTTAAATAAGATACCGATTTTAAGGGTATTATTTGAAAATCAGTCGATTTATCTTTATTTTACAATAATAATAGCAGTTTTCTCCTATATTGTGATCTATAAAACCAAGGTAGGCCTTAGACTTCGGGCTATAGGAGACCATCCCAAAACTGCTCAGACATCGGGAATAAATGTAAATAAATACAGATATACCGCAGTTGTCATAAGCGGAGCAATAGCAGGACTGGCAGGATCGTACCTTTCTATTTCGCTTAATAATCTGTTCGTAAAGGACATGACAGCAGGAAGAGGTTTTATGGGACTGGCTGCAAATATTTTCGGCGGATGGAATCCTCTGGGATCACTGATAGCAAGTTTTATATTTTCAGTGGCACAGGCTTTGAGATTTTATCTTACAGGTCTTGATATACCAAGTTATTTTATAGAAATGATCCCTTATCTGGTGACTCTGGTGGTATTGGTGGTTATAAAAAATAAATCAAAAGGACCGGAAGCTCTTGGAAAAATCGACTGA